Part of the Primulina huaijiensis isolate GDHJ02 chromosome 15, ASM1229523v2, whole genome shotgun sequence genome is shown below.
cAAAGAACATGCTCTAAAATTCATATGGTGCTTCTGATAATCATTACTAGATTCAGTGTTCAGATGTCATAGCGTAGTTTTCATCTAATTAATCATCAAATTAACTAAAATCACTAACCACTTTCTCAATGTCAATACAAATAGATCAAAATTAGGTGGTTGTTCATTAAAAGCATTTTTTGTTGACAACGAATTAACTTCAGGAGCAGATTCTTGAAATTGATCGCATGCAAAGGATCATTCTAAGTAGAAAAGGGTAATTTggttcaaatttaaaaaaaaaaacaggattataacaagaaaatttctcaaaattaTGATAAAGACGAATCATGCTTAGCATGGGAGATTTAAGTTTATTTTCAGATAAAGCTTGCTCAAAAATATCAAGATTAGGGAAAGATTGGTCAAAACTATCAGGATCAGAGGAAGCATGTTCGATGTTATTAGGATCAATGTCAACAAGTGGAATTTCTTGAGACTATTCAATATAAGCTATAAGTTCAGAACTTGAAAACTCTTCAACACTTACATTGATACCTTCCGAATCTTAAATCATATCAGGAATTGGCATTGTCTTCTCAATCCAAATAGTAACTAAATATGTGTTCTTATAATATGTACACATATCTGCAACATCCTTATGTCCTGAAATGATTATTACCACCACAGATGCGGTAGAAAGAATATAAATCTGTAAATTAAACCTGTCAAAGTTCACCTTTGTAAACTCATGTTTAATCTCACCAACATAAACAATTTTCGGATGTGTAACAGTGTAGGTTTGTATCTGACTTCAAACATGTCGCCATACTATACATCGAAATCGATCGATAAatctatattatttaaaaaaatataagttttaccTAATCGTTACTTCGACTCAGATTTCGATTTATGTTCAACACTACATCTTATGGTTCGCGATTAGTGTTTTCGTGAAAAATCTCCTCATTCGCTCTCAAGTCGGGGTGGTGTTTGTGCAAGAATGATCCGGAAAACGACAACTTATTGCTATTTTATATTTAGGGTATAAAAGTCattccataattaaaaatattgtcaCTTAAGTTTGGGGCCTGAGGCAAAGTTCAAGTACATATTACCCTATTAATTTTTCATAGGGGTTTTATGACAATTAAGATTTTGATTTTAAGAGGGAGTCTGGATGCTATTAGCCTTTTTTTTATACACACAAAATACTATTTGCAGGTACATGGAGAGGTAACAAGTCCTGACGTTGATGTGTTTGATCGTGAAAAGGTGTTCATTGACACGGTTCTTAGCCCCTTAATTCAAAAACTTCCAAAACTGAAGGTTGTGATGGAGCATATAACCACTTTAGATGCTGTAAAATTTGTCGAGTCTTGTGATGAAGGTGAGTCATGTTCATTTgcaacttcaaaaaatattcataatctTCGGCAAAAATAGAAGATATGTCTCCTTCCAAGTTATGGTCTAATTTCAGAACTATTTTTTAGGATTTGTTGCAGCAACTGTCACACCACAACATCTTGTTCTTAACAGGAATTCCCTTTTTCAAGGAGGATTACAACCTCATAATTACTGCCTTCCTGTACTGAAGAGAGAGATACACAGTATGTTCTGAACCATATAAGGGTGAACGGTCATTGTCGTTTGCGTCCCTCTTGTTCATGATGTATTTGCATTCCCTAATGGTTTTCAAAATGCTTATGCTCCTTGATTTGAACAATAAGTAAATCATGTGTAGCCTTATTACTTTCCTTTTTGGTGCGTGCTTATTTCTGTCTGGGCTGCATTATCAGATTTATACTTTGTgatgtgtaattttttttttcttttctgttAACAACCTGATTTGgccaaatatatcaatttttgttttgtgCAGCAAATTCAGTTGATTACTTTACCTGCTCTTGTTTGACAGTTTTTCACAACTTttcaaaaaaacatttttatccTGGAAAACATTTTTAACTTGTTAGTCTTGGAAGAATTGACTCATTTTGTTATTTGATCACAAGAACAAACTCATTCAAACAATCGAAGGCTTGTGATCCTAGCGTTTCTTGATGCTTTATCCATCATCGTCAAAACATTTTAGAAGACCTTGGATTCACCAATTTGAAGTTGTtggaaaaatttatttaaaattttaagttatttttaaacccTTTAGTTGAAGAAAGGTAGCTATTTTGAAAAGGCAAAAGCATTTAACATCTTTGCATTTTAAGTTCAAATTTTGCTGTAGCTGCTTTaggatatgatttttaatggtTCATGATGAAGGTTCAAAATGTAGGAATTCTAGTGGTGTATACACATTGGTACATTATAAAATCAGACtggtatatatgtgtatatatatgctTTAAGTGTTGCTTCCATTCTATGATGCAGGATTGTTTTCTAAACTCAACTTTAAGTGCTTAATATTTTGTTCCTTTTGTAGGACAGGCAATTGTATCAGCTGTCACCAGTGGCTGTAAAAGATTTTTTCTTGGAACCGATAGCGCGCCACacgaaaaaaggaaaaaggagtGTTCATGTGGATGTGCAGGAATATACAATGCTCCTGTGGCCTTATCAGTATATGCAAAGGTTTTCGAAGAGGTATATTTTTGTGTTACTTTCCATTTTTGTCCTATAAGGATTATATACCCAATACATTTGATCATTTTGAAAGGAATTGTCAACTCTTGACCGTTACTTTTTTTCCCAATTTTATCAAGTTTATCCTTTCCCTCATCATCGGCcaaatgttaaaaaataaagttgCAATGTGGGAGTTTGAATGCGGTGGAGATTTGTTCAAAATTATGGGATAAATGTTATCTGAAGCACCCAGATTGAATTTGGAAAAGTATCaagtttttttatttggaaattTGAATGGGCCTAGTTGGGTTTTAGACTCTTCACATTTATATCATGTGACTCAATTCCATCTAAATTAGCATCAATGATCAACCAAGTGACAGTTCCAGGGCAAAATAGATTAAACGTGTTGGCAAGGCAATATTGTTTTGGAACAGAAACTGAAGTACCATAAGTAGAAGACTAAAATTACAACTCTCTTGCATCTATGTTCTAGAATAAAAGAAATACTTTGTAATGGAATTTATATTTAGAGTTACTAAGTTGACTTTAACTAAGTATCACAGAGTGAGTTGTAATGCAGGCTGACGCATTGGACAAGTTAGAAGCATTCACAAGCTTCAACGGACCAGACTTCTATGGTCTTCCCAGAAACACATCAAAGATTAAATTGATCAAGAAACCATGGAAGGTACCTGAATCATTTTCTTTTGCATGGGGCGACATTGTTCCAATGTTTGCTGGTGAAACACTTGACTGGTCACCATCTCTTGATTGAATCAATTTTCGAGTCATGTTATTTCTATTTTTCATCTCATCTGCTGTGTCGCCAAAATTGTATGGTGCGTTAAACATTTTGCATAAGCCAACTCAAGTTCACCATTGGATCGATTGACGATATGTTCTGTGTTGCGAAGAAATCTTGTTATTAAAACAGCCTGGTTTTATTTATGGCGGCTTATCCAAATGAGGTATTTGAATGGCTAAATTAATGGCGGAGACCATTCAAGATTTCCCTTCGGTACTTGCTGGCATATCACCGAAAAATCGAGGTGTGATACATTACGCTGAAATGATAGAATTTCACGTGTTTTAGCTGGTGTTTTTAGCTTGATACTGTAAATTTTAGAGATTGTGTCGGaattaaagaaataaagatGAGGTATCTCAGGATTTCCTCTGCGTCTATTTTCTTTGTCGCATGGAAAACGAATATATAAAGCTCAATAGGTTATGGTTTTATTGGATCGAAGACTGGAAGGACTTGTATTATTGTAATAACAGGCAAAGGGTGCAAAATGCCAATAACATAATATTTGAAGTTGCTATGTACCAGAAATTAGaattttgttttcttaaaaataaaatatagaatttttttcaaggatggaaattttaattttccaaggtatacaataataaatttaaaatgttaaattatatttactctttagtttaaaattttttttatatttttaatacaatTATTTGATGAGTTGTGTTTcaaaaaagtcaaaattttaaacatcttTATCgtgttttatattataaataacaaCTTGATCCGAATTTATAAGCgagaaattaataattaattaaacaagtaGTCCTCAAAGCACATGCAACTTACTGCTTCTGTGCTGGTCATATTGACAGATGAATCGGGTCAATACTtggatcaaatttaaatttttaagaaataaacTCTATATATCCAGAATATGCATAGTATGTACTCTATAGTATATCATATTCTTCATCAAATagaagttatttttaattaaaaaaaataaagttttatcACATGTCCCTTGATTCtactttttatctttttttcccATTTTCGATATCTAGTTTAATAAATGGGTAGATATCTTGTGAAACGATTTCGTAGATTTTCATTCTTGAGATGGGTCACTAccgtccatatttacaatag
Proteins encoded:
- the LOC140958898 gene encoding dihydroorotase, mitochondrial isoform X2 → MTKMELSVTRPDDWHLHLRDGELLEAVVSHSSHHFGRAIIMPNLKPPITTTAAAVAYHHSILKALPENSDFTPLMTLYLTDTTSPNEIKLARESGVVVAVKLYPAGATTNSQDGVTDLFGKCFPVLEEMVRHNMPLLVHGEVTSPDVDVFDREKVFIDTVLSPLIQKLPKLKVVMEHITTLDAVKFVESCDEGFVAATVTPQHLVLNRNSLFQGGLQPHNYCLPVLKREIHRQAIVSAVTSGCKRFFLGTDSAPHEKRKKECSCGCAGIYNAPVALSVYAKVFEEADALDKLEAFTSFNGPDFYGLPRNTSKIKLIKKPWKVPESFSFAWGDIVPMFAGETLDWSPSLD
- the LOC140958898 gene encoding dihydroorotase, mitochondrial isoform X1 yields the protein MLRTSLLPCKLSSVPIVSSRGQIHLKASMTKMELSVTRPDDWHLHLRDGELLEAVVSHSSHHFGRAIIMPNLKPPITTTAAAVAYHHSILKALPENSDFTPLMTLYLTDTTSPNEIKLARESGVVVAVKLYPAGATTNSQDGVTDLFGKCFPVLEEMVRHNMPLLVHGEVTSPDVDVFDREKVFIDTVLSPLIQKLPKLKVVMEHITTLDAVKFVESCDEGFVAATVTPQHLVLNRNSLFQGGLQPHNYCLPVLKREIHRQAIVSAVTSGCKRFFLGTDSAPHEKRKKECSCGCAGIYNAPVALSVYAKVFEEADALDKLEAFTSFNGPDFYGLPRNTSKIKLIKKPWKVPESFSFAWGDIVPMFAGETLDWSPSLD